The nucleotide sequence AGACAAGCAGAAGAACTGTTTACTGGCGGTCATGCTGGGTTTGTAAGACGAATAATTATTAAATTGCCTGCCCCCCTATAGGAGAACATTCAATTTCCCTTCAAGAATATTCTTGACTTAATAATAACAAATCGGTTGGAAAAGAACGAAGATCAGATCAAGAGGTATTTCGAGGAGCATCTGGACGGATGAGCGTAAAAATGTCTGATTTGACTTTTAATTCAGTTTTGCTATAATGGATTTAGGCATGACGATGCTATGAATGCTTAAGGCAACAAAAACCCCGGAGATCGCGACTCTCCGGGGTTTTTTATTCCGTTTTTGCGAAGGTGGCTTATTCCTTAGGCTTGTTGCCATGATTATCTCTGTCAAGCCATTTGCAGATGTAGTAGGCAGCTACACTTGCCGCAACAGAGATTAAAAACGATGCTATAATGCTCAAGACTTCACCCCCTTCCCGTGCCCGTGTAGGGAGTGGCAACTTTTGTATTATATAAAAATCTTAAATTCAAATCAAGAAAGTTTTTTCCCACAAACTGTTGAGATAATTATAATTATAGTGTACATTCTGAATATAAGGTGATTTACGGTTGTCTTTCTTAACTGGAGGCGAGAATGCAACAGAACAAAATATCTTTCATTTTCCTTCCTATCTATGACTTTAGCATCCTTTTCCGTCTATACCACAGGCAGCTCCCTCGTTTCCGGGATGAACAACCTCTATTCCCTGCTCGGTAAAAAAGCTTTCCCAATCCAAAGTAAGCTTTCCATCGTCAGTCACCAAGGCAGGAATTCCAATATATCCATTGTCCCTGGCATCATCAAATACGGCATCTTTATCGCGCAATCTAAGAAACTCTTTCATATGCTTGAGATTCTTAGTGATATCCTTGTTTTCATATTCTATATTGTTTCGGTCAAGATTGTACTTACACTCTATGCAATCCGGACACAGTTCACTTCCATATACCTTTAACATAGTCTTTGCTCCTCTTCATGTCATTCTTCGATTTCAAAAGGTCACTTTTATCATTATTCACTTGTAATACGCTGAAACTTTAAAAAACTCTTGCTGCCATCTATGTAATCCTTATACGCAGTCTCAGCATCTCTTCCACGAAATACCTTGCAAAGCCCGCACATGTCGCAGTCAGATATACATGGATATCTTTCCTTAATATATGCCCTGCGTTCTTCTGGAGTTGAGCTTGCTATATCCGGTGCATTGGCCATAAGATTGATCTCCTTAGTGTATCTGCCTGTCCTGACGATACTTTTCCATGTACTCCATATTTATTTCACGGATTTCTTTTTTTCCATCAATGTAGTCCTGATAAATATCCCAAGGGCTTCCACCGCCAAGCCAGCAGGAAGAACAGTTCTCACAACCGCCACCGCAATCGAGAGAATTTTTCACTATCTGCTCACGCTCTTCTTTAGTTGTATCTTTAATAAGGATAGACTTCATAGGCTATTCCTTTCCCATCCCTTACATACATCACACCAGCCTCGTGTATCAGTGATCCTTTCAAGTTCATCAGGTGTTATCTTCACTGAGGTAAACTCATTCCCACCTGCAGGATGAACATATTCAAATCTCTTCATAGAAACATCGAGCCATATCGGGATATCCTTTGGCACTGCA is from Lachnospiraceae bacterium C1.1 and encodes:
- a CDS encoding glutaredoxin — protein: MLKVYGSELCPDCIECKYNLDRNNIEYENKDITKNLKHMKEFLRLRDKDAVFDDARDNGYIGIPALVTDDGKLTLDWESFFTEQGIEVVHPGNEGAACGIDGKGC